The DNA sequence ATCCCCTGGGAATGTGGTGAACAGGAAAACCTGACCTTGCTCCAATTGGATATCCAGCAATACCGGTGACTGATCCTCCAGTGACATTACCTTGTTGGAAATAGAGCGATTGCTAAGCTTGAATCCATATCGCTGATATATCATCGGGGCGTCGAAAGACTGTCTTTTTTGATCCTTGACAAATATGCCTTCAAAGACCGGATGGTAGAGATCCACTTGCTTGGCAGCTTGACCATCTGGCAGTTTGACCATCGGCTCGTATGTGCCAATCCGCAAATCCTTTAAAAGCGTATTGACTTGGTTCAGTTGCATATTCTCACCAGGGAAAATCAATAGCGAGCCTCCTTGTCCCAAAAAGTCCGTCAGTCGTGCCGCCATCCCTGTACTGAGATCAGAGATCCCGACCCATACGATGGATTTAAATTCATTGAGCTGAACCGTCGAGACACGCTTTGCATCTAGGAATGTGGGTTCAAACTGGTTGAATACCTGCTGGTAGAGCAAATGAACATTGCGGGAAGGCTGATCCTCAATGATGAGGACCTTTTCCTTCTCAGGGATATAGAAGGAAAAATATCTACGATTGTCGAAGTCTACCGGAGTATCATCAATTTCAATATACCCCGAGACCCAGCCTGAGGTAGTAGGGGTGAAGGAAACCTCCAATTCTTCCACTTCACCTGCTTCCAAATCAGTGGTGCTAATTGCTGCTACCCTTCCTTCCACCAGTACACGCACGGAAAGGTCATCCACGTCTGATTGGCCATCGTTAACAAGGGTCATGGACATGTTGATCGGCTTGTCCTTTTCCAAAATCCGAGACAAGAATCGGTGATCAGACACATACATATTGGACTGGTGGCGAGTAGCAAGCGGGATATAGGAAATCTGCAGGGTAGAATCCACCGTCACGATATCCAAGGTATCTGCCATCACCGTCGATTTTTGAAAATCTGAGAGGTAATAGAGATCGAAGGCTTGGTAGGTCGCTCTATTAAACAGGTCTTCCTTGAACTTCAAGATGTCTGATTGCCCCCGGGTGTGTTGTTTGAGAGATAATCCTTTGAGCTGCTCTAGGGCCTCCTCCTGATCTCCGAAATTGTAGCTCAATTTCAAATCCGAGGCAGGCATAATCAAGAATTCATCCTGATTGGAGTACGCTTGTATCAGGTTTCGTCCGAGTGAAAGGGCCTGTTGGAAATAGGCGCCTCGCTCATTGCCAGCTGTCATGGAAAATGAATTGTCCACCACGAGTGCAACTGAGCGATTGCCTCTTTGGACGGCACCTGTTTCGGAATTGACGATGACAGGTCCCGCAAATGCCAATACCAACATACCAATGACCAAGAGCCTCGCCAGCAATAAGAGCCATTGCTTGAATTGTACCCGTCGGACAACGCTTTTTTTGACTTCTCTGACGAAGGCTACATTGGAAAATAGAACCCTTTTGGGCCGCTGGAGATTGAAAAAGTGGACAATGATGGGCACGGCTAGTGCAAGCAATCCCCAAAGTGCGGCAGGATGAAGAAAGGTCATAATAATGAGCGCTGTTGGTTTGGGTACAGGGAAACCTGTGAGAGCAATCATGGTTGCTGAAGGAAAACTCTTAGAAGATCCTACCTCAGATACAGACAGGATCAACGACATGATTCTTACAAATATATGGGAAAATGCCCAACGGGAAAGTCCAGTGCTGCCTCAAGGCAAAGATTCTCCATGCAATAAATCAGAAAAATATTCGCAAATTTTTGACAGAAGTTCTGGTTATTTTTCTTAGAATATAGAGAGGATCGAACCTGAAAAACTTTCGTTCGTTACAAGGAAAAATCCTCGTTCAAGATTACTTGACATTCACATTTTTTATCCTATTTTTGCGACGTTTCACGAAAAAAGGTGGAATCATATGTATTGGACATTAGAGTTGGCAGTTTATCTGGAAGACGCTCCATGGCCAGCTACCCGGGATGAATTGATTGATTTTGCCCTGCGGTCTGGTGCACCTATGGAAGTCGTGGAAAATCTCGATCAGCTTCCTGCTGACGATTCTCCTTACGAGAACATAGAAGAAATCTGGCCTGATTACCCATCCAAGGAAGACTTCTTGTTCAACGAGGACGAATATTAATTTTGGATTTACACGCGCAAGCGCTGACCGTACGTCGGGGAGGGAAGGAAGTGTTGAAGAATATCGACTTGACCCTCCCTGAAGGTCTTTGCTATCTGGCAGGATCAAACGGTAGCGGTAAAACGACTTTGCTTCACACCCTTTGCGGTTTGCTGCCTTATCATGGCAACCTCACCATCGGTGGTCAGGCAATTTCCCATCTTACCACCCTCCAGCTTGCGAAAACAGTGTCTCTGGTTTCGCAATTTACCCATATCCCATTCTCCTTGTCGGTAACCTCGTTCATCCTGATGGGGCGATTCCCTTATTTACCTAAATGGGGTTCGTACTCAGACGCCGATATGAAGATGGCACGAAATGCCATGAAAGAAATGGGACTCAGGGAGTTTGCGGATCGAAATGTCAAGGAATTGTCCGGTGGAGAGTTTCAGCGAGTCTCGATCGCGAGGGCCATTTGTCAAGATACCCCCATCCTTTTGCTAGATGAGCCAGATCAATCCCTAGACCCAAGAGGGAGAGAGTTTCTATATGGCTATTTAGCTTCGAAGGCCAAAAACAAGACCATTTTGTGCAGTACACACGATCTTGAGCCCATGACGCAATCCAATGTTCGCACAATAGGCTTGCACAAAGGCAAGATCGTATGGGATCAACAGGGTGGAACAAGGTCAGAAATGATGGAGCAAATCTTCCCAGCTTAGTCTTTTCGCAAGTTTAGCCAGTCATCTACCAACTTTTCTGCGGCTTGGATTGGAGACTGGGATTGGGCAAGTACCGCTTTTTTCATGGCTTCCATTTTTGATTGAATGTCGCTATTGCCGTAAAAAGATCTCAGTAACAAATCCTCAATAGAATCCTCCATCCATTGAATGGACTGGGATTTTCTTCGTTGATCCCAATAGCCATTTTCTTTACAGATCTCGCGGTACTGCTCGATCATTTCTTGTGTTTCTGAAAGTCCGTCACGGTTTATGGCCGAAACAAGCTGCACTTGAGGCCTCCAACCACTTTCTGGCAAGGGAAACAGCCGAAGAGCTTGCCCAAACTGCACTTTTGCCTTTCTTGCAGCTGGGATCATTTCTCCATCTGATTTATTGATGAGCATTCCATCGGCCATTTCCATGATCCCCTTTTTGATTCCTTGCAGCTCATCCCCTGCATTGGGCAAGGCAAGCAATAGGAAAAAATCGATCATGCCATGGACAGCCGTTTCGGATTGGCCGACTCCTACTGTTTCCACAATCACGTAGTCAAACCCTGCAGCCTCACATAGTAACAATGCTTCCCTGGTTTTTCGAGTTACCCCACCAAGAGAATCACCGGCAGGAGAGGGACGAATGAAAGCTTGAGGGTTCATCGAAAGGTGCTTCATCCTCGTCTTGTCTCCGAGAATACTCCCTCTAGAGACTTGACTAGTTGGGTCTATCGCCAAGACTGCGACCTTGAGGCCTTTCTGTGTCAGGTGGCTTCCAAAAGAATCGATAAAGGTACTTTTACCAACCCCTGGAACTCCCGTAATCCCCAATCTAAAGGAGTTACCCGTATGGGGCATCAGCTGGGAAATCAAGGTGCCGGCAATTGCCCGATCGGAGGGAAGGGAGCTCTCGACCAGTGTAATTGCCCTGCTGAGCATCACAAGATCTCCGCCTAAAATTCCTGCTGCATAGGCTTCTGGTGTCAGCCTGCTCCTTCTTCTTCGCATGCTACATATTTCTTGGTCACCCATCCGTGCCTTCCTTGAATTTGAAGGATGAGGGAGTCTGGGGTCATCTTGGATATTTTGTATCTGAAGTCCGGCTTGAACTTCTTGGGGTTGGCCAAATCCTGCTGGGGTTGATCATAAATGAGGGCCAATTTGGTTTTGGTCTTATTGATCGCCCATCTGCCTTCCTGATAGTCCATCTGGTTGTAAACAGCGAATCCTCCATCTCTAAAAGTGACGAGATAGGTCGGATCTTGAGGACCCATCATCTGATTCTGACCTTTTTTGTACGGGTCCTGTATCGAAATCAGTTTCCAGCGTTTCATGAGTGCCGAATCCTCAAGTAGCAATGCCTGAGACTTTTGCGGAGAAAGCGGCTTATTGAGCTTGGGTGTACAGGCCGATAAAAGCAAAATTATGGGCAGTACAATAGGCAGATAGTTCATTTAGCGCTATTTTTGACCCAAATTACGTATGTTTCCGTTGAATTCAAGTATTCCGATCTATTGGAGCGAATATTATACATACATGGACTAGACAGTAGTCCCAATCCAGAGCGAATCCAGATTTTAGAGTCGATGGGGCATTCCGTTGAGGCGCTGCATTTGGACTATCGAAATGAGCCCAATTCTTATGGGATCCTCAAGGCATTTGCCCTCGAATCCGAGATTAGCTTTTTGGTCGGGAGCTCGTTAGGTGGCATGATTGGCTATTGGCTTGGACGGGAACTGGGAATGGGATCTGTATTGTTCAATCCGGCGATTTGGATTCCACGTCAACAAGCAGGCATTCCCCTTGAAATTTCTGGACACGCTCCTAATAGAACCGTGATCATTGGCGCT is a window from the Pontibacter sp. G13 genome containing:
- a CDS encoding BatA domain-containing protein produces the protein MTFLHPAALWGLLALAVPIIVHFFNLQRPKRVLFSNVAFVREVKKSVVRRVQFKQWLLLLARLLVIGMLVLAFAGPVIVNSETGAVQRGNRSVALVVDNSFSMTAGNERGAYFQQALSLGRNLIQAYSNQDEFLIMPASDLKLSYNFGDQEEALEQLKGLSLKQHTRGQSDILKFKEDLFNRATYQAFDLYYLSDFQKSTVMADTLDIVTVDSTLQISYIPLATRHQSNMYVSDHRFLSRILEKDKPINMSMTLVNDGQSDVDDLSVRVLVEGRVAAISTTDLEAGEVEELEVSFTPTTSGWVSGYIEIDDTPVDFDNRRYFSFYIPEKEKVLIIEDQPSRNVHLLYQQVFNQFEPTFLDAKRVSTVQLNEFKSIVWVGISDLSTGMAARLTDFLGQGGSLLIFPGENMQLNQVNTLLKDLRIGTYEPMVKLPDGQAAKQVDLYHPVFEGIFVKDQKRQSFDAPMIYQRYGFKLSNRSISNKVMSLEDQSPVLLDIQLEQGQVFLFTTFPGDQWTDLHVKTIFTPLLFKITQIMNQTQQENTSQTIGSFQPHAVPAKSGELIQLTKEDGTTFTPEQYPKSGATILDFEQMELEPGNYRIEQDGQLLEKISFNISDEESKLACFYEADLRNKLDSDGLGIIQITPPSVESLTDKIQTDREGIPLWKYFIAAALLFLAVEIIMLVFRTS
- a CDS encoding DUF2795 domain-containing protein, encoding MYWTLELAVYLEDAPWPATRDELIDFALRSGAPMEVVENLDQLPADDSPYENIEEIWPDYPSKEDFLFNEDEY
- a CDS encoding ABC transporter ATP-binding protein, with the protein product MDLHAQALTVRRGGKEVLKNIDLTLPEGLCYLAGSNGSGKTTLLHTLCGLLPYHGNLTIGGQAISHLTTLQLAKTVSLVSQFTHIPFSLSVTSFILMGRFPYLPKWGSYSDADMKMARNAMKEMGLREFADRNVKELSGGEFQRVSIARAICQDTPILLLDEPDQSLDPRGREFLYGYLASKAKNKTILCSTHDLEPMTQSNVRTIGLHKGKIVWDQQGGTRSEMMEQIFPA
- the meaB gene encoding methylmalonyl Co-A mutase-associated GTPase MeaB; its protein translation is MRRRRSRLTPEAYAAGILGGDLVMLSRAITLVESSLPSDRAIAGTLISQLMPHTGNSFRLGITGVPGVGKSTFIDSFGSHLTQKGLKVAVLAIDPTSQVSRGSILGDKTRMKHLSMNPQAFIRPSPAGDSLGGVTRKTREALLLCEAAGFDYVIVETVGVGQSETAVHGMIDFFLLLALPNAGDELQGIKKGIMEMADGMLINKSDGEMIPAARKAKVQFGQALRLFPLPESGWRPQVQLVSAINRDGLSETQEMIEQYREICKENGYWDQRRKSQSIQWMEDSIEDLLLRSFYGNSDIQSKMEAMKKAVLAQSQSPIQAAEKLVDDWLNLRKD
- a CDS encoding YqiA/YcfP family alpha/beta fold hydrolase, with translation MTQITYVSVEFKYSDLLERILYIHGLDSSPNPERIQILESMGHSVEALHLDYRNEPNSYGILKAFALESEISFLVGSSLGGMIGYWLGRELGMGSVLFNPAIWIPRQQAGIPLEISGHAPNRTVIIGAEDEVVDPQLSWEHFRNDQSAPLQQVVLWQGLGHQIDVDTFESAVWQCRHLRPVADSHLS